The following nucleotide sequence is from Candidatus Bipolaricaulota bacterium.
GTCATTCTATCCGTTTTTCCAAGGAATTCCATCCCACGCTATACATGGCACTTGGGTGGATCTTATACTTCACCACTTAGAAAAAACAGATGACGGTTTTAGGCCTAAACCAGAGCCTACTGTTACAGACGCACGTTTACTGTGTCCCATTAACCTCATAATTCTAACGGCCATACAATCTTATATCAAAAAATATTTTATACATGATAGTGAAGTGTTTGTGGCTCTCGTGGATAGAATTAGTGGACTACTAGAACTTAATAATAAAGTTGATACTGCTCACGAAGAGAGCATTTCCAATAAATAAATGGCTACAGGGGGCATTCACCCCTTTTATTCCCCTCTGCCCTCCGCCCAAAAGCTAAAAAAATGAGTTTTGGGAGGGGAAAGGGTAAAATGCAGTTAGCTGAAATTCCAAAATTTCAATAATATGCTCATAAAAAAAACAGAAGCTAAAAAATTTGAAAATTCCAAAGACTGCGCGGTTTGGGAATATGAATTTCCAAGTAAAGATTTCAGCTATGCGACCGCTTTGATCAATGGTCGCTATCCGGAACGGAAAAGAGTAACAAATTTGGAATGTGAAGAAATATATTTTGCTATCTCCGGTTCCGGAATCATTCATTCTGAAAAAGGAGATTTTAAAATTAATGAAGGCGATTTATACTTCTTTGAAAAAAGCGAAGTTTATTGGGTGGAAGGAAGTCAATTATTGTTAGCATTGGTAAATGCGCCCAAATGGACGCCTGAACAACATAAGATTGTTGACTAAGTGAGTGACTTGTTTAGGGATCATGGAGTTTGAATTTCAGGCGAAAAAAAGGTAAAATGACTATATAAAATAATATGAAAACCTGCGGCAATTTCAATTTTATCGAAACCGAGCTCAAAGACGTTTTTATTATCGAACCTAAAGTTTTCGGAGATGAGAGGGGATTCTTTTTGGAAACGTATAATGAAACCGCTTTTAAGGAATTCGGCCTGGACTTGAGATTCGTTCAAGACAACCATTCGAAATCGCAAAAGGGCGTGTTGCGCGGTTTTCATTTTCAAAAAAAACACCCCCAAGGAAAACTGATCAGAGTCACGGCCGGAGCGGTTTTGGACGCGGCAATTGATATGAGAAAATCGTCTCCGACTTTCGGCCAAGCGCAAGCATTCGAATTATCAGCGGCCAACAAAAAAATGCTGTGGATTCCCA
It contains:
- the rfbC gene encoding dTDP-4-dehydrorhamnose 3,5-epimerase — its product is MKTCGNFNFIETELKDVFIIEPKVFGDERGFFLETYNETAFKEFGLDLRFVQDNHSKSQKGVLRGFHFQKKHPQGKLIRVTAGAVLDAAIDMRKSSPTFGQAQAFELSAANKKMLWIPKGFGHAFLSLEDDTGFMYKCTDLYHVEDEGGIIWNDPKVKIDWGVLAPLVSDKDQKWPRFEESDFYFE